The Kribbella jejuensis genome segment CGACACCACGGCCTGGACCGGTGGCCCGAACAGCTGGCTGCAGCTCGATCTCGGCAAGCCGCGGCCGGTGAACGACGTGCGAGTGGAATGGGGCGCGGACTACTCCCCCGACTACACCGTGCAGGTGTCGAACGACGGGAAGAAGTTCACCGAGGCCGGCCGGATCGGCTCGCCCGGTGGTGACCAGGTCAGCCGTACCCGGTTCGCCACCGTCAGCGCGCGCTACGTCAGGGTCGCGATGACCGGCGCCGACTCGTTCACCGTCAGGGAACTCCAGCTCAGAGCCGCACCGGTCGTCGCGCCGCAGCCGAAGCTCGTGCAGATCAGCAATCCGACCGAGGACGGCGTGGTCGCCGACTTCGACGCCACTGCGTACGGCGCGGATCCGACCGGCAAACGCGATTCGACGAAGGCGATCCAGCAGGCGATCTACGCCTGTCAGGACGCGGGCGGCGGAACCGTCTGGCTGCCGGCCGGGCGGTACAAGGTGACCGACACGATCGAGGTGCACGGGTTCTGCACGCTGCGCGGCGACCACGGGCCGAAGCTCGGCAGCGGCACGGTCGTGATCGCGGACTTGGCGTCAGGCGACGACGGGCCGAGCCTGTTCCGGATCGGCGGCAGCGCCGGCGTCCTCGGCGTCACGACGTACTACCCGAACCAGAACGCGGCGGACCCGGTGCCGTACAACTACACGTTCGAGATCCCCGGCGGCGCCTGGATCGGGAACGAGAACTACATGATGTCGACGGTCGCCGACGTCACGATGCTGAACTCGTACCGCGGGATCGGCGTCAGCACGATGCCCAACGACCACGGCAACGCACCGAGTTCGGGGCAGGTGCACGAGTCGACGACGATCCGCAACGTGACCGGTACGGCGCTGTTCGAGGGCGCCCGTGCCTACAACGGCGCCGACGTCGGCACCTGGGAGAACGTTGCCTTCAGCAACTCGTACTGGTCGTCGGCGCCTGCCGCCTTCCACCCGCCGGCCCGGACCACGCTCGATACCTGGACCCGCGCACACGGCACCGGTCTCGTGCTCGGTGACCTCGAGTGGGACCAGTTCTACCGGGTCGCCGTGTCCGACTACGCGGTCGGCATCCATGTCGTCGCCGGTCAGCGCGCACAATTCACGGGCAGCTTCCTGCAGCCGGACATCCGCCGGACCGGGACCGGTATCAAGGTCGACGTGATGGACGACCGCTGGGGTATGACACTGGCGGGCGGACATGTGGACGGCGGGATCACGAACAACTCGCGCGGCTACGTGAAGATCACCGGCACCGAGGTCGTCGGCGCGCAGACCGGGATCATCCACCACATGTCCGGTACCGCACCGACGTACACGCAGAAGCCGTTGCCCAAGCCGGTCCAGAAGCTGTACGTCGTGAACGCGCCGCACGGAGTCGGTTACCTGCCCGCCGCGGATGCGACGCGCGACGTGCAGAAGGTGCTCGACCGGGCCGGGCGCGACGGCGGCGGGATCGTGTACCTGCCCGCCGGCTGGTACCGGATCATTACGCATCTGAACGTGCCGGCGAGGGTCGAGCTGCGTGGCGCGTCCGCCGTACCGAACCGGGACGAGGGCGGTTTGAGCGGCGGGACGGTGCTGCAGGCGCTCGAGAAGAACACCGGCACGGCGCTGGTCACGTTGCAGAACCGGGCCGGAGTGCGCGGGCTGCGGGTGTTCTATCCGGAGAACAATCCGGCGGACGGTGTGGTGCCGTATCCGTACGCCATCCGCGGGCACGCCGGCGGGAACTACGTCATCAACGCCGGGTTCCCGAACGCGTGGAACGGGATCGACCTGAGCGGCGACGACGTCGTTGTACGGAAGATCGCCGGCGCGTTCTTCGACCACGCGATCTCGATCGGGGCCGGACGCAACGGCCGGATCGAGGGCGTGCTGTCGAACGGCAACGCGGTGACGCGGGTCGGGTACCAGCAGCCGTACTGGATGAACGAGGGCAACATCTTCGAGCTCGTCATCGACAAGTACATGCGCAAGACCGCGAAGATCGTCACCGTCGACGGCGCACGTGGGTTGACCTTACTGAACGTGTTCGCGTACGGCTTCCACGACGGGCTGGTGGTCAACGACGGGCAGGTCTCCGCGTTCAACCTGGGGACCGACAACCTCGGGAGCGACGGTCACACCGTGCAGGTCGTGAAGGGTGAGGTCGAGGCGACCAACCTGGCCCGGTACAACGGCGCCACGCTGAGCGGTACGGCGACGTTGCACAACGTGATGGTGATCAACGTGGTGCAGCGCAGTGTCAAGGTGCAGCCGAACGGGAACGGTACTGTCGCGATTGCCGGCAACGAGTCCGAGCCCGGAACGTACGAGGTCGGCGCGCAGGTCACCGTGACGGCGACGCCCGGATCGGATAGCGTTTTCCGGGACTGGACCGTGAACGGGACCGTGGTGGCGACAACGCCGTCGTACACCTTCACCGTGGCAACGGACCAGATACTGACCGCCAACTTCACCCTGAAGTAACCGAAGTAGGAGCGAGATGGCTGACACACAACAGCAGGTCGCGATCGTCGGGTGCGGGATCATCGGGCGTACCCACGCCAAGACCGTCGCGGAACGCCCGGACGCGGTCGTCACCGCCCTGGTGGACGGTGACGTCACGGCCCGGGAGGCGCTCCGGGACCAGTTGGTCGAGCTCGGCCGGCCGGAACCGAAGCTGTTCGAGGACCTGACCGCGGCGCTGAGCGGGTCGGACGTCACGCTGGTCGCGATCTGCACCCCGAGCGGTACGCACGCGGCGCTGGCCGAGCAGGCGCTGGACGCGAAGGTGCACGTGGTGATCGAGAAGCCGCTCGACGTCGACCTGATCCGGGCTCGGCGGCTCGGCGCGGCGGCCGCTCGGGCCGCGAACCACGGCGTCGTCGCGTCGGTGATCAGCCAGCACCGGTTCGACGCCGGCAGCGCGGTGGTGAAGCAGGCGATCGACGCCGGCAGGTTCGGGCAGCTGACGTCGGCGGTCGCTTCGGTGGCCTGGTGGCGCAGCGACGAGTACTACGCGTCCGCCGGCTGGCGCGGTACGTGGGCGCAGGACGGTGGCGGCGCGCTGATGAACCAAGGCGTGCACACGGTCGACCTGATGTTGTGGTTCATGGGCCGCCCGGTGACGATCCAGGCGCAAGCGCTGCGGGCCGCGCATCACGCGATCGAGGTCGAGGACACGGTCGTCGCGACCCTCACGTTCGAGAACGGCGCCGTCGGTACGCTGCACGCGACGACGGCGGCGTTCCCGGGCGGCCGCACACGCGTCTCGGTCCACGGCACCCAGGGTGGCGCCGAGGTCGAGGACGACCTGCTCGCCCGCCTGAACCTGGACGGTAAGCAGGAGGACCAGCCGATCGACGTGGGCGATCCCGGCGGTCACACAGCGCAGTACGCCGACATCCTCAAGGCCATCGCCGACGGCACGCCGCCTGCCATCACGGTCCAGGACGCCATCGACGCCCTGGCCACAGTCCGGGCCGTCTACATCGCGTCCACCTTGCAGCGCCCGGTGAAGTTCATCGACGTACTGGAAGGCCGCTACGACGACGTCGATGTCTCCCGAGGCATCGGGCTCCCGCCCAACTGACGGACCGCCAGTCGAAGGACAAGGCCGCAGCTGGCCTCCTCTTTCCGCGAGCTCGGCGCCGCTAGGCGCCGGGCTCGCGGTCGTTCAGGATGCGCTGGTAGAGATTGCAGTCCTGCCACTGGCCGTCGATGTGCAGGTACGTCGGCGCCATGCCGATCTGCTGGAAGCCTGTGCGCTCCAGCACCCGCTGCGACGCGACATTGGCGGTGAGAGTGCTGGCTTCGATGCGGTGGAGTTTCAGCTGCGTGTCGGCGATCTCGGCGACTGCCTCGACGGCGCGGGTCGCCAGGCCGCGGCCGACCGAGTCGACCGAGATCCAGTAGCCGAGGCTCGCACTGCGGAACGGACCGGGGACCAGGTCGCTCAACGTGATCGCACCGACGATCCGGGAACCGGATGCCAGCACCCACGGCACCACCTGGCCGTTCTTGTAGCGCTCGAGCTGGTAGTTCATCCGTTCGACCTGACCGGCCGTCGTGAACCATTTCTCGGTGCGCACCGGCTCCCACGGACGGAGATGCTCGCGGCTCAGAACCTGTTCGTCGGCCAAAGCGGGAGCGTCATCGAGGGTAGCGATCCGGAGTTCGACATCGGGCGTCAGAGGGCGGGGACCAATCACTTGGGCAGCCTACGTGCCTGACTCGACCCCGACACCCGAGGGGTGAACGCGTCGTGGAAGATCGTCGACGCCGCCCCGACCGCGGCCGCGTCGGTCTTCAGCATCGACTCCTCGACCACGACCGGCCGGGTCTCGCGGGCGACCGGATGCGCGTTCACCGCGCGCCCGATCTCGTGCAGGAAGATCTCCGAGATGTCCTTCCCGAACGCCGGCCCACCGAGGACCAGCAGATCGATGTCGAGCAGATCGACGAGCCCGACCGCGCCCTGCCCGATCACTCGAGCCACCTGCCGCACCGCCTGCACGGCGGCCTCGTTGCCAGCGGCCGCCGCGTGACAGACCGCCTTGTACCGCGAGGCTTCGTCGGTCGCGCCCGGATCGGTCTCGACGTACCCGAACTCGGCTGCGATGACGGGCAGCGACGCGGTCGGGTTGCACTCGGGCAGCATCCGCGGCCCGTTCTCCACGTCCCACTCCCCCACGCGCAACGCCGCGACCTGCCCGAACTCACCGGCGTTCGACGTACCGCCGCGGTAGATCGACCCGTTCAGGAACAGCCCGCTCCCCACGCCCGTACCGAGGTACAGGTACGCGAAGTCCCGCGCCCGCGCCGAACGCCCGATCCAGCGTTCGCCGATCGCGGCCGCCGTACCGTCCTTCTCCACGAGCACCGGGTGGTTGAGCCGCTCCTGCAGCAGCTGCCGGATCTTGAGCCCGCGCCAGGCCGGCTGCAACGGCAACGCGAGCAGCGACCCGTCGGCATCGATCGGCCCCGGTACGGCAACGCCGACGCCGAGCATCGACTCCAGGTCCACCTGGCTGATGCTGAGCGCCGCGGTCACAGTCGCCGCGGTCAGATCCACGAGCTTCCCCGCCTCGAGATCCTCCGCCAGGTCGACGGTCTCGCGGCGGACGATCTGACCGTCCAGGTCGACGACCGCGACGGTCAACAGCTCCGGGTCGACGTGGATCCCGACCGCGTGCGCCGCGTTCGAGCGCAGCCGCACCGGCGTCCGCGGTTTGCCGAGCCGCTCGGCCCGCTCCTGCGCCTCCTCCACCAGCAGGCCCTGCTGCAGCAGGATGCGCAGGATCCGGGAGACCGACTGCTGGGTGAGACCGGTACGGCGGGAGATCTCGGTCCGGCTGATGATGCCGGCCAGCCGGATCGTCTCGATGATCACGGCCTCGTTGAACGAGCCCAGGTCGTACTGGTTCGCGCCGGCGCGCCGCACCAGCCCTTCGACCGAATCGCTCATCTCCACCTCCCCATCGTCGTCCCGTACTGGCCGTGATCGTACTGCCGATCTACGGTGCTTCCAGGGCTCCGTCGATCCGCCGTACGCCGGCCGCCCACTCGTCGTGGCCGGACAGCGCCGCCGGATAGCGCGCCGCCGCCTCCTCGTCGAGGTCGATCCCCCAGCCCGGGGCCTCGTTCGGGCGCAGCCAGCCGTCCTCGATCCGCAGCGTGCCGGGGAACACCTCGTGCACGGCGTCGTCGTAGATGTGGCCCTCCTGGATGCCGAAGGCAACGGACGTGACGTCGAGCGCGACGTTCGCCGCGGCACCGATCGGCGACGTGTCGCCAGGACCGTGCCACGCGGTCCGGACACCGCACAGCTCGGCCAGGTCGGCGAGCTTGCGGGCCGGCGTCAGACCGCCGATGTCCGAGACGTGCGACCGGATGAAGTCCACGCCGTGGTCGCGGATCAGCCGGATCGCGTCGTTCATCGACGTGGTCAGCTCGCCGACCGCGAGCGGTACCGGCGACGCGGCCCGGACCTCGGGCAGCCGGTCCCAGTGCTCCGGTGCGAGCACGTCCTCGAGGAAGAACAGGCCGTACGGCTCGAGCGATCGGGCGAGGATGATCGCCTCCTTCGGCGTCAACCGCGAGTGCACGTCGTGCAGCAGTTCGATGTTGTCCGGCAGCGCCTGCCGCGCCTCGGCGAACAACTCCGGCGTCGTGCGCAGGTAGTCGCGTGCGGACCAGCCGTTGTGGTACGGCGCGTTCGGGTAGAGCGTCGCGAGCCGCGGAGCGCCGTACCCACCGCCGCCCGGTGTCGAGACCTGCAGCCGGATGTGCCGCCAGCCCTGCCCGATCAGCTTCTGCGCATGCGTGATCGTGTCCTCGATCGTCGCCCCGCTGGCGTGGATGTACGTGTCCGCGGCGGCGCGGACCTTGCCGCCGAGCAGTTCGTACACCGGCATCCCCGCGCGCTTGCCGGCGATGTCCCACAGCGCCTGGTCGATCCCCGAGATCGCGTTGTTGGTGACCGGGCCGCCGCGCCAGTACCCGGAGTACGACGCGAGTCGCGTCAGGTCACCGATGTCGCCCGGGTAGCGGCCGACGAGCAGCCGGGCAAGGTGCTCGTCGACGAACGTCTGTACCGCCTTCCAGCGCTGCGTGAACGTGGCGCAGCCGAGCCCGTACAGGCCCGGTTCGGTGGTTTCGATCTTCACGACCACCAGTGGGATGCCTTGCGGCGCGGTGACGATCGCCTTGACCGAACGGATCCGGAGGTCGTCACGGACCGGCCACGGCTGGTCGAAGTTCGAGGGCATGTCAGGGCTCCAGGGGAAGGGTCGGAAGGTCGAGTTCGTGCCGGGCCTGGAAGCCCAGCACGGTACGGATGGCGGTCAGGTCGATCGGTACCTCACGGTCCACGAACCGGCGCGCACGCGGCACGTCCGGCGCGAACCGGTCCAGCAGGTCCTCGGTCGCGTACGGCGCGTTGGTGGTGCCGGCCGCGACGAAGAACGTGTGCGCACCGGACAGCGGCGCGGTCAGCGCGAGTTCCACGGCGTACGCCGCGTCCCGGGTGTCGAGGTACGTCCACGCCTCGCGCAGCCCGATGCCCGGGTTCTCCCGCATGTGGTCCGACATCCGCTGCAGGGCCTCGGCCGAGTTCACGTGCGGGAACCGGAACGAGACCACGTCGATCCCCCACCGGCGCCACGCCATCCGTGCGGTGTTCTCGTCGTTCTGCTTGGACAGCGAGTACCAGTCGGCGACGTCGCTCGGCGCCTTCTCGTCCCAGGGGAAGTACGCCGGGCGGATCTCGTGCGGGTTGAACGGGACGCCGGTGGCGTTGATGCTGCTCGCGATCACCGCCCGGTCGATGCCCAGGGCACCGGCCTGCGCGAGCACGTTGAACGTCGACACCACATTGGTTGTGTACACGTCGTACGGCGAACCGGCCGATGGGTGCGGCAGCGCCGCCAGGTGTACGACGTACTCGACACCCTGCAGCGCTCGCGCGACGTCGGTCTCGGACCGGGTGTCGCCGATCAGCACCCGGTCCGCCTTCAGATCGGGGTGTTCGACGTTCGACAACGCGGTCACCTTCGCGCCGAGCTCGTTCAGGTGCTCGACCGTGACCAGCCCGATCCGGCCGGCGGCCCCCGTGACCAGCACCCGCCGGCCGTTCAGTTCACTCACTCTTTGATGCCTCCGGACATTCCTACTCCGCGCAGGAACTGCTTCTGGAACAACAAGAACAGGACCACCGGGATCAGTACCGCCAGGAACAACGCGCTCATCTGCAGTGAGATCTCCGTGGTCTTCTGTACCCTCGGAAGGGCGACCGAGATCGGCTGCAGGCGCGGGTCCGGCAGTACCAGCAACGGCCAGAGGTAATCCTTCCACGAACCGATCACGGTCAGCAGCGCGACGACGCCCACGATCGGCTTCGACAGCGGCAGGATCAGCGCGGTGAACAGCCGCAGGTTGCTCGCCCCGTCGATCCGGGCCGCCTCGATCAGCTCGCGCGGGATTGCGTCGAAGTACCGCTTCATCACCAGCACGTTGAACGCGCCGGCCGCCGACGGCAGCCAGACTGCCCAGAACGTGTTCTGCAGGCTGATCCCGAGCAGCGGCATCTTCAGCACCGTCATGTAGAGCGGTACCAGCGAGATGACCCCGGGCAGGAACAGCGTCGCGAGCACGGCGCCGGTGACGACCGGACCCCACTTCGGGCGCAGGATGCTCAGCACGAAGGCACCCGTCGTACACACGAACAGCGTCGAGAGCATCGACCCGATCGCGATGAACGCGGTGTTGCCGAGGTACGCGCCGATCTGCACGCGGTTCCAGGCGTCCGGGATGTTCTTCAACTGGATCCCCGACGGCCACAGCTGCATCGGCCCGCTGAGGATGTCCTGACTGGTCGAGACGCCGGACTTGAGCAGCCACAGCAGCGGCCCCACACCGGCGATCACGACAGCGACGAAGATCAGCACCTGGATGGCCGGCAGGCCGAAGCGGACCACGCCGCGCTGCCGGTCGGCGGTCGAGATGATTCCGCGTTCATAACTCATGTCGTACTCCAGCGGCGGGTGACGAAGTGGTAGACGGCCGACAGCACGCACAGCACGAGCGCGAGCAGCACGCTGAGCGCGGTGGCGGCGCCGAAGTCACCGTTGATGAACGCGTACCGGTAGATCAGCAGCAGGACGGTCGTGGTCGCGTTGTTCGGACCGCCGCCGGTGAATAGGAACGGTTCGGTGAACACCTGGAACGTCCCGATGAGCTGCAGCAGCATCATGATCAGGATGATTCCGCGGATCTGCGGCAGCGTGACGTGCCAGACCCGGCGCCAGATCCCAGCTCCGTCCAGCTCGGCAGCCTCGTACAACTCCGTGCGTACGCCGGTCAGCGCGGCCAGGTAGATGATCGAGGTCGCGCCGGCGCCGGCCCAGGTGGCCTCCAGAACGATCGCGGGCATCGCCAGCGTCGGCGAGTTCAGCCACGCGAACGGGCCGAGGCCGAACCAGCCGAGGATCGAGTTGAACACGCCCGCGCCGCTCGGGTCGTAGAAGAACGTCCAGAGCAGGATCGCGGCGACCGGCGGTACGACGGCCGGCAGGTACGAGAGCACGTTGTACAGCCACCCGGCCTTGCGCAGTTCGCTGACGAACACGGCCAGGAACAACGGCACCGGGAAACCGAAGACCAGTGCCAGCGCGGCGAAGTACAACGTGTTGAGAGCGGCCTGCGGGAGCTGCGGGTCGGTCAGCACGTAGCTGAAGTTCGACCAGCCGACCCATTCCGGCGCCTGGACCAGGTTGTTCTTCTGGAAGCTCAGGACCAGGCCGCGGACGATCGGGCCCCAGGAGAAGTACAGGAAGATCAGCACCAGCGGCAGGCCGAAGGCGATGCTGCTGAGCCCGCCGGAGCGGTACCAGGTCATGATCGACCTGGCACTGCTCCGGCTCTGCTTGGGCGAGCGTGGCTGGAACATCGGGTTACCGGGCCAGACGCGCGTCGATCTTCGAAGCGGCATCGCTGACCAGCTTGTCGATGTCCACATCCTTCTTCGTCAACACCTGCTGGACCACCGGGTCGAGCAGCGAGTAGACCTCCTGGCCCTTGTTCGGCGGCTCCGGCAGCAGCTTCAGCGACGTGGTCGAGTCGATGTAGCCCTGGAACTGCTTCACCGGGACATTCACGTACGGCTCACGCCACTTGTTGTACTGGTCGTACGTCGCCTGGCTCAGCGGCGAGATGCCGGGACGGCCGACGAAGCCCTTGTCGGCGATCGCGTTCTTCGCGTCCGCCACCGCCGCGGCCTCGTTGGTGTACTTGTCGAACTGGTCGAACTTGATCCACTTCAGCGCCGCGACGATCTCGTTCTTCGTCGCCTTCGGGCTGATCATCTTCAGCGAACCACCGGTCAGCGTGCCGTGCGGCCCGCCGTCCTGCGGCAGCGCGCCCTCACCGAAGTCGGCCGGCTTCATCCCGAACTGCTTGACGCTCATGTCGTACGCGTCCGGCGCTTGCAGCACCATGCCGATCTTGCCGGCCGCGAAGTCCTGGCGGACCTCCTCCTGGTTGTAGAGGAAGCGGCTGCCCATCGAGTTGTCGGTCCAGCGCATGTCCTTCAGCAGCTGCAGCGCCTTCTTGGTCGGCGCGTCGTTGAACGTGGACTTCTTGCCGTCCGGGCTCTCGACCGTGCCGCCCATGCTGTACGTCATCGTGGTCAGCATCCAGCCACCCGTGTTGTTCGTGGTGAGCTGCGCGTACCCGGCCTTGCCGGTCTTCTCCGAGATCTGCTTGGCGTACTGCCGGACCTCGTCCCAGGTCGTCGGCGGCTTGTCCGGGTCCAGGCCGGCCTGCTTGAACAGGTTCCGGTTGTAGGCGAGTCCGACCGAGAACACGTCGGTCGGTACGCCGTAGATCCGGCCGTTGGCGTCCTCGACGATCTTCAGGACGTTCGGGTTCAGGTCCTTGGTCAGGTCGACCAGCTTCAGCTCGTCGGTGATGTCCGGCAGCTGCTTGTTCGGGATCATGTTGGCCGGCTCGGTGAAGCTGATGCTCATCACCGTCGGCAGCGTCCCGCCCGCGACCTGCGCCTGGAAGGTCTGCGCCTGCCAGCTGGTCTCGGTCGACTTCACCGTGATGTTCGGGTACTTCGCCATGAAGTCGCTGACCTTCTGGTTGAAGGCCTTCAGGTCGTTCGGCTTGTCCGGGGTGGGCCGGTCGCCGATCGTGATCGTGACCGGCGCCTTCTCGTCCACGGCCGCGGCACCGCCGCCGGACGACGCCGGGTCCGTCCCCTTCGCACAGCCGGCCGCGAGCATCAGCCCGGCAACCCCCAGGGCGGTTCCGTACCGGCCCCACCTGCGCACTCTGATCATCGGAACTCCTCAGGTTTCCGGATACCGCCGATGTGCTCTGAGCCACACACCGGCCAGGTCCCGAGTAAGTTAAACCAAGCGTGTTACTAACTCAAGACCTTGATCCACCGATCTGCGGTAACGCTTTCGCAACGTCGAACCGGTCGCTCACGCTCCGACGTACCGGACGACGAGAGGAGATCGACATGACCAACCAGGTCGTGCACTTCGAGATCATCGGAACCGATCCGGCCCGGCTGCAGGACTACTACCGCGACCTCTTCGGGTGGAGCTATGACCTCGGCGACACCGTGTCCGAACAGGTGTCCGAGCCGGGGCAGTACGGGTTCGTCGGCGACGCCGGGCTCAACGGCGGCGTCGGTGGCGGTACGTCGCTGCAGCCGAAGGTGCTGTTCTACGTCGGGGTCGACGACGTCGGCACCGCGCTCGCCCGCGCCGACGAACTGGGCGGGACGCGGGTCTTCGGACCGGACGGGGTGCCGGGGAAGCTGGTGGTAGGGCAGTTAACCGACCCCGAGGGGAACCTGGTCGGGCTCGCCGGGCCGCGGTAAACGGGTGGAGGTTGCGGCGGCCGGACGTGAGGATGGGCCCATGGAGCTCCGACCGGCGACCGCGGCCGACTTCCCGTTCCTGATGGAGATGTTGCTCGAGGCGTGCAACTGGGACGGGACGCCTTGGTACGACGAGGCGAAGGTACGGCGGGACGATCACGCCTGGCGGTATCTGGACGGGTGGCCGGCGGCGACGGACTTCGGGGTGGTCGCGGAGGTTGACGGCTCCCCCGCCGGCGCCACCTGGGCGCGGTTGCTGATGTCGGAGCGGCGCGGATACGGGTACGTCGCGGACGACGTACCCGAGTTGACCCTGGGCGTGGCGGCCGGGTTCCGGCGGCGTGGGGTGGGGCGCGGGTTGTTGACGGAGGTGATCGCGCAGGCGCGCGCAGCGTCGTACAGGCGACTGTCGCTCAGCGTGGATCCGGACAACCCGGCGCGGAAGTTGTACGAATCGCTCGGCTTCCGGAAGGTGGGTGTCGTCGGTACGTCGGACACGATGGTGCTGGAGCTCCAGCCGCCGGCGGTTTAGCCGAAGCCGCGGACGCGGAACTGCATCACGCGGTACGGCCAGCCGTCGTTCGTGTTCCACTGGCTGACCGACAGGTGCAGATCCGACAGCGTCGACCCGGGGATGACGTAACCGCCGTACAGCTGAGCCACGTGGTTGTCGTCCTCGGAGCCCCACGCGCCGCCGTAGATGAGGGTCTGCCGGTACGCCGTGTAGAGGTTCGACGTCGGCGTGTCCATGATCATGCCGTCTATCCGGTAGTCGCCGGCGTCGAACCAGGTGAGTACCCATTTGCCGCCGAGCGGCCGGAGGCTCATCTCGCCGAAGCTGCCGTTGAGGATCGGCGTCGCCGGATTGCCCCAGGCCCAGACGCCGTCGCGGTAGCCCCACGGCTCGTAGGCGCCCGGATTCGCGATCTGCTCCTG includes the following:
- a CDS encoding NAD-dependent epimerase/dehydratase family protein produces the protein MSELNGRRVLVTGAAGRIGLVTVEHLNELGAKVTALSNVEHPDLKADRVLIGDTRSETDVARALQGVEYVVHLAALPHPSAGSPYDVYTTNVVSTFNVLAQAGALGIDRAVIASSINATGVPFNPHEIRPAYFPWDEKAPSDVADWYSLSKQNDENTARMAWRRWGIDVVSFRFPHVNSAEALQRMSDHMRENPGIGLREAWTYLDTRDAAYAVELALTAPLSGAHTFFVAAGTTNAPYATEDLLDRFAPDVPRARRFVDREVPIDLTAIRTVLGFQARHELDLPTLPLEP
- a CDS encoding GNAT family N-acetyltransferase; amino-acid sequence: MIGPRPLTPDVELRIATLDDAPALADEQVLSREHLRPWEPVRTEKWFTTAGQVERMNYQLERYKNGQVVPWVLASGSRIVGAITLSDLVPGPFRSASLGYWISVDSVGRGLATRAVEAVAEIADTQLKLHRIEASTLTANVASQRVLERTGFQQIGMAPTYLHIDGQWQDCNLYQRILNDREPGA
- a CDS encoding ROK family transcriptional regulator, coding for MSDSVEGLVRRAGANQYDLGSFNEAVIIETIRLAGIISRTEISRRTGLTQQSVSRILRILLQQGLLVEEAQERAERLGKPRTPVRLRSNAAHAVGIHVDPELLTVAVVDLDGQIVRRETVDLAEDLEAGKLVDLTAATVTAALSISQVDLESMLGVGVAVPGPIDADGSLLALPLQPAWRGLKIRQLLQERLNHPVLVEKDGTAAAIGERWIGRSARARDFAYLYLGTGVGSGLFLNGSIYRGGTSNAGEFGQVAALRVGEWDVENGPRMLPECNPTASLPVIAAEFGYVETDPGATDEASRYKAVCHAAAAGNEAAVQAVRQVARVIGQGAVGLVDLLDIDLLVLGGPAFGKDISEIFLHEIGRAVNAHPVARETRPVVVEESMLKTDAAAVGAASTIFHDAFTPRVSGSSQARRLPK
- a CDS encoding carbohydrate ABC transporter permease, which codes for MSYERGIISTADRQRGVVRFGLPAIQVLIFVAVVIAGVGPLLWLLKSGVSTSQDILSGPMQLWPSGIQLKNIPDAWNRVQIGAYLGNTAFIAIGSMLSTLFVCTTGAFVLSILRPKWGPVVTGAVLATLFLPGVISLVPLYMTVLKMPLLGISLQNTFWAVWLPSAAGAFNVLVMKRYFDAIPRELIEAARIDGASNLRLFTALILPLSKPIVGVVALLTVIGSWKDYLWPLLVLPDPRLQPISVALPRVQKTTEISLQMSALFLAVLIPVVLFLLFQKQFLRGVGMSGGIKE
- a CDS encoding Gfo/Idh/MocA family protein, producing the protein MADTQQQVAIVGCGIIGRTHAKTVAERPDAVVTALVDGDVTAREALRDQLVELGRPEPKLFEDLTAALSGSDVTLVAICTPSGTHAALAEQALDAKVHVVIEKPLDVDLIRARRLGAAAARAANHGVVASVISQHRFDAGSAVVKQAIDAGRFGQLTSAVASVAWWRSDEYYASAGWRGTWAQDGGGALMNQGVHTVDLMLWFMGRPVTIQAQALRAAHHAIEVEDTVVATLTFENGAVGTLHATTAAFPGGRTRVSVHGTQGGAEVEDDLLARLNLDGKQEDQPIDVGDPGGHTAQYADILKAIADGTPPAITVQDAIDALATVRAVYIASTLQRPVKFIDVLEGRYDDVDVSRGIGLPPN
- a CDS encoding enolase C-terminal domain-like protein, whose protein sequence is MPSNFDQPWPVRDDLRIRSVKAIVTAPQGIPLVVVKIETTEPGLYGLGCATFTQRWKAVQTFVDEHLARLLVGRYPGDIGDLTRLASYSGYWRGGPVTNNAISGIDQALWDIAGKRAGMPVYELLGGKVRAAADTYIHASGATIEDTITHAQKLIGQGWRHIRLQVSTPGGGGYGAPRLATLYPNAPYHNGWSARDYLRTTPELFAEARQALPDNIELLHDVHSRLTPKEAIILARSLEPYGLFFLEDVLAPEHWDRLPEVRAASPVPLAVGELTTSMNDAIRLIRDHGVDFIRSHVSDIGGLTPARKLADLAELCGVRTAWHGPGDTSPIGAAANVALDVTSVAFGIQEGHIYDDAVHEVFPGTLRIEDGWLRPNEAPGWGIDLDEEAAARYPAALSGHDEWAAGVRRIDGALEAP
- a CDS encoding discoidin domain-containing protein, translating into MFRCLLARVLPAVLLTALLAVPTAQAATMYPSGVGADLGPTPTTLGVKPAAGDDPAGLRTGTEQGRSYWQTNQAAGTGYLEFDVDHDYVDDIGTDDVLVTVTYLDTGTGTLDLQYDAKTNPQQDATDVQLTNTGQWKTGVFALTDIAFTNRLGDADVRVFGSADVTIAGLRISTAGASVQLGATPVQNGISPRAGDDAAHLITGVQDGRPYWQTDRTAPSPGTNFFYMNVADTYLYDNRSLVLVSIDYFDEGNGQFGLHYDSPGDTIPEKFKNSEVVRYGDSKTWKTYTFALPDAVMTNRSNGSDFRIHNGDGSVDLKVAAVRVAKVASTLDVTEGLVDLIAQATRVEKAAREGTRDGQYPVGSRATLQEAIDNAQAVASTPGVTDVQVKEALTALQAKLDAFNASVVDTNFAGEGTASASGGTGAANINDGDDTTAWTGGPNSWLQLDLGKPRPVNDVRVEWGADYSPDYTVQVSNDGKKFTEAGRIGSPGGDQVSRTRFATVSARYVRVAMTGADSFTVRELQLRAAPVVAPQPKLVQISNPTEDGVVADFDATAYGADPTGKRDSTKAIQQAIYACQDAGGGTVWLPAGRYKVTDTIEVHGFCTLRGDHGPKLGSGTVVIADLASGDDGPSLFRIGGSAGVLGVTTYYPNQNAADPVPYNYTFEIPGGAWIGNENYMMSTVADVTMLNSYRGIGVSTMPNDHGNAPSSGQVHESTTIRNVTGTALFEGARAYNGADVGTWENVAFSNSYWSSAPAAFHPPARTTLDTWTRAHGTGLVLGDLEWDQFYRVAVSDYAVGIHVVAGQRAQFTGSFLQPDIRRTGTGIKVDVMDDRWGMTLAGGHVDGGITNNSRGYVKITGTEVVGAQTGIIHHMSGTAPTYTQKPLPKPVQKLYVVNAPHGVGYLPAADATRDVQKVLDRAGRDGGGIVYLPAGWYRIITHLNVPARVELRGASAVPNRDEGGLSGGTVLQALEKNTGTALVTLQNRAGVRGLRVFYPENNPADGVVPYPYAIRGHAGGNYVINAGFPNAWNGIDLSGDDVVVRKIAGAFFDHAISIGAGRNGRIEGVLSNGNAVTRVGYQQPYWMNEGNIFELVIDKYMRKTAKIVTVDGARGLTLLNVFAYGFHDGLVVNDGQVSAFNLGTDNLGSDGHTVQVVKGEVEATNLARYNGATLSGTATLHNVMVINVVQRSVKVQPNGNGTVAIAGNESEPGTYEVGAQVTVTATPGSDSVFRDWTVNGTVVATTPSYTFTVATDQILTANFTLK